In the Excalfactoria chinensis isolate bCotChi1 chromosome 18, bCotChi1.hap2, whole genome shotgun sequence genome, AGGTCCCTATCTCTAGCATGGCTGGATCACCTGATAACACTCAGTTGTGAACTTGTACCAAGTTCGGTATCCCGCAGGCTCCAGCCCTGAGGAAGCCTCACAGTTATGAATTCTCCTTTGCTTCTGGGTCCGGACAGTGGGATCCATCCAATGCCAAGAGCTGTCAGAGCCATTGCAGGCACTCACAGCCACATTCTATGCATGATCTTATTTTCAGAGGGTGTAGATCATCAAACAAGGTCTTTATTCTTTAACCTCATCCTTTCACAGGCAGAACTGGGAAAGCCTCTGAGAAACTGCTATACCCTGCCAGGCTTGGATTTTGCATACGGGCTGTACATCGAAAGGACAGATGGAGGAGTCCCTGAAGGTATGGCAATGCCACTAAAATATACAAGTCCTAATGCTAACAGGGACTCTCCCTCCCAGTGCTCCTCATTACTTCTCGCAAAACTggggctgaaaaaaaaacattcaccTACTTCCACTAATATTACCCAAATTTCTCGGTGATTGGTAAATCTTCCCTATCATCTTGGAAACGTCTATAGGATCTCACAGACCCCAAGCAGAGAAAGGTACGGCAGCTGCAAGAGTGCTACATATATATGGCTGCTTTGTAACTCAAGGGGTCTCCTTCTCTATGCTCTCAAGGATTACCCCATGAAATCAGACTTGCTGAGGCCCTCATGCACGGCGCACAAACCTTGTACCATTCTATGTCCCCAAATAAAAGTTACCATCACCTTTTTCTCTTGGCctcacatttcctttcctttccagcaATAGGCCACTGGAACACGATAAAGCCTAGGACAAGTTTAACTCGGAGTATGCCCCGAGACTTCATCACCATGAACCGTGGAGCTCTGAAGGCTGGTTATACCACAGCCCGGGAGTTTAATTTGTACTACAAGGAGAAGGACATTCGGCGCAAAGATGACGAATACAGTCGCTTTAGGAGATCTCCTCCTCATGTTCCTGCAGACATGACCTATGGCACCCCAGCACGGTAAGGAGGAAGAACAATATTATCCCTTCCTACCCTCACATTTGCAACACTCCCAC is a window encoding:
- the CFAP77 gene encoding cilia- and flagella-associated protein 77 isoform X2 — protein: MGWAELGKPLRNCYTLPGLDFAYGLYIERTDGGVPEAIGHWNTIKPRTSLTRSMPRDFITMNRGALKAGYTTAREFNLYYKEKDIRRKDDEYSRFRRSPPHVPADMTYGTPARPSTPMFDLLQHKYKDLWMEHQRARTAALRLEKKKLQKDRARDTRTTLLRKNRVPPKEESFWHLPHLEKVGPHLSTFPDCNARKKAFSASH